In a genomic window of Pangasianodon hypophthalmus isolate fPanHyp1 chromosome 19, fPanHyp1.pri, whole genome shotgun sequence:
- the ppil6 gene encoding probable inactive peptidyl-prolyl cis-trans isomerase-like 6 has product MALEIQLEIVGLLKTHNFHAAKSIAEALKQNFPASFADPTIRPMLESDWHVYITDKRKELRGEMWQYPGNVVCWVNGSVLGDEKQLCSWAEKQWTFTFYRPQALYAALAQECYSRHLHSTGHIFVYMDVAIGGEAVGRMLFELFSDLCPKTCENFKALCTGEAGTSQSELALCYKDSLFNRIVPNGWVQGGDITVQSRGNGGESIYGPTFEDENFSVSHNKRGILGMANRGPHTNSSQFYITLQPALWMDRKYVAFGQVVEGTEILRRLEEVPTYNERPKQDCRIVTCGVFDP; this is encoded by the exons ATGGCGTTGGAAATACAGCTGGAAATTGTTGGTTTGTTAAAAACGCATAATTTTCATGCGGCTAAAAGTATTGCAGAG GCACTGAAACAAAACTTCCCAGCTTCATTTGCTGATCCCACCATTCGCCCGATGCTTGAAAGTGACTGGCATGTCTACATAACGGATAAAAGAAAG GAGCTCAGGGGGGAGATGTGGCAGTACCCCGGGAATGTCGTGTGCTGGGTGAACGGCAGTGTGCTGGGTGATGAGAAGCAGCTGTGCAGTTGGGCAGAGAAACAGTGGACCTTCACCTTCTACCGTCCACAAGCGCTTTACGCGGCACTCGCCCAGGAGTGCTACAGCAGACACCTGCACAGCACAGGG catatatttgtatatatggATGTTGCGATTGGAGGCGAGGCAGTTGGGCGAATGCTGTTTGAG CTTTTCTCAGATCtgtgtccaaagacatgtgaaAACTTTAAAGCCCTGTGCACTGGAGAGGCAGGCACCTCTCAAAGCGAACTCGCACTTTGCTATAAGGACTCCTTATTCAACAGAATAGTACCTAATGGCTGGGTGCAGGGAGGAG ACATTACAGTACAAAGCAGAGGCAATGGTGGGGAGTCCATCTATGGCCCAACATTTGAAG ATGAAaatttctctgtgtctcacaACAAGCGAGGAATCCTGGGCATGGCCAACCGAGGTCCCCACACTAACAGCTCTCAGTTCTACATCACACTACAGCCAGCCCTGTGGATGGACAGAAAATATGTGGCCTTTGG gCAAGTTGTTGAAGGCACAGAGATTCTTAGGAGACTAGAAGAGGTGCCCACTTATAACGAAAGGCCCAAACAAGACTGCAGGATAGTCACATGTGGAGTGTTTGACCCTTGA